In Clostridium sp., one DNA window encodes the following:
- the glgD gene encoding glucose-1-phosphate adenylyltransferase subunit GlgD, with protein sequence MGIINLDENEGNIRELTRNRPLASVPIGGRYRIIDFIMSNMTNSGIENIGIFTKIESRSLIDHISNGRPWDLNRKIEGLRVFNFTDRSPNFDDIYNFAKNMSYFKKSKEEYVIISPSYMVCNVDLDEAMKFHVKSKNDVTIIYKEVKNADTNYIHCETLNIDSSGRVASVGRNIGINSKANICMEMYMMSKSIFMDIVNECISIGSYRKVKCHIYNCLDSLKVGSFRFDGYLSCINSIKEYYRTNMELLKHNVMKELFSSERPIYTKTNDEVPARYSQWSDVKNSIVGNGCFIEGKVENSIISRRVTVSKNAVLENCIVLQNCNIGKGVKLQHVILDKNTSVKNGRELKGDEDMPIVIENQEVY encoded by the coding sequence ATGGGTATAATAAATTTGGATGAGAATGAGGGTAATATAAGGGAACTGACAAGAAATAGACCTTTAGCGTCGGTGCCGATTGGAGGAAGATATAGAATTATTGATTTTATAATGTCAAATATGACCAACTCTGGTATAGAGAATATAGGCATATTTACAAAAATAGAGTCCAGGTCGCTTATAGATCATATAAGCAATGGAAGACCATGGGATCTGAACAGGAAGATAGAAGGTCTGAGGGTATTTAACTTTACCGATAGAAGTCCGAATTTTGACGATATATATAATTTTGCAAAGAATATGTCATATTTTAAAAAGAGCAAAGAAGAATATGTGATTATTTCACCGTCTTATATGGTGTGCAATGTAGACCTGGATGAAGCAATGAAATTTCATGTGAAATCCAAGAATGATGTTACTATAATATATAAAGAGGTGAAAAATGCAGATACAAATTACATCCACTGTGAAACATTGAATATAGACAGTAGTGGTAGAGTTGCAAGTGTAGGAAGAAATATAGGTATAAACAGCAAAGCCAATATATGTATGGAAATGTATATGATGAGCAAGAGTATATTCATGGATATAGTAAATGAGTGTATATCAATAGGAAGCTATAGAAAAGTGAAATGTCATATATATAACTGTCTTGACAGTTTGAAAGTAGGAAGTTTCAGATTTGATGGGTATTTGAGCTGCATAAATTCTATTAAGGAATATTATAGAACAAACATGGAGCTTTTGAAGCATAATGTAATGAAAGAATTGTTTTCAAGTGAAAGGCCCATATACACCAAGACAAACGATGAAGTGCCAGCGAGATATTCCCAATGGAGCGATGTAAAAAATTCTATAGTCGGGAATGGATGTTTTATAGAAGGTAAAGTTGAAAACAGCATAATATCCAGAAGAGTTACTGTATCTAAAAATGCAGTACTTGAGAACTGTATAGTACTTCAAAATTGCAATATAGGCAAAGGTGTAAAACTCCAACATGTAATTTTGGATAAGAATACATCTGTAAAGAATGGAAGAGAGCTTAAGGGCGATGAGGACATGCCCATCGTAATAGAGAATCAGGAAGTATATTGA
- a CDS encoding glucose-1-phosphate adenylyltransferase, whose amino-acid sequence MKKKEVVSMILAGGQGSRLGILTKRLAKPAVPFGGKYRIIDFALSNCSNSGIYTVGVLTQYKPLELNSHIGIGSPWDLDRRDGGVYILPPYQEENGGNWYRGTADAIYQNMSFIDNYNPEYVLVLSGDHIYKMDYSHMLNFHKEKGADVTIAVIKVPIEETYRFGIMSTRDDMSIYEFEEKPKAAKSTNASMGVYIFNWKLLKKFLRSDHNNKNSSNDFGKNIIPNMLDSGLNIYAYPFKGYWKDVGTVKSLWEANMDLLREDNELNLRDPKWRIYSVNHMEPAQYIGPNANIKSSIAVDGCEIYGKVLHSIIFSGSVIGKNSEIIDSVVMPNTRIGDNVIINKAIIGSNVIVRRDSVIGNGNEITVVGSNVDVKAGSILVNS is encoded by the coding sequence ATGAAAAAAAAGGAAGTAGTATCAATGATATTGGCTGGTGGACAAGGTTCAAGATTGGGAATACTGACTAAGAGACTGGCAAAACCAGCTGTACCATTTGGCGGGAAATACAGAATAATAGATTTCGCTTTAAGCAATTGTTCTAATTCGGGTATTTATACCGTAGGAGTATTAACACAGTACAAGCCATTGGAATTAAATTCACATATAGGCATAGGAAGCCCCTGGGATCTAGATAGGAGAGATGGTGGTGTATACATACTCCCACCTTATCAAGAGGAAAATGGAGGAAATTGGTATAGAGGAACTGCAGATGCCATATATCAAAATATGTCATTTATAGATAACTACAATCCAGAATATGTTCTTGTACTTTCGGGAGATCATATATATAAAATGGATTATTCACATATGCTTAATTTTCATAAGGAAAAGGGTGCAGATGTAACTATAGCAGTAATTAAGGTGCCTATAGAGGAGACATATAGATTTGGAATAATGAGTACGAGAGATGACATGAGCATATATGAATTTGAGGAAAAACCTAAAGCTGCCAAAAGCACCAATGCTTCTATGGGGGTATATATTTTCAATTGGAAGCTGCTGAAGAAGTTTTTGAGATCGGATCATAATAACAAGAATTCCAGCAATGATTTTGGCAAAAATATTATACCAAACATGCTTGATTCAGGCTTGAATATATATGCATATCCATTTAAAGGATACTGGAAGGATGTTGGTACTGTAAAAAGTTTATGGGAAGCAAATATGGATCTTCTAAGAGAAGATAATGAGCTCAACTTGAGAGATCCCAAATGGAGAATATATTCAGTAAATCATATGGAACCGGCCCAGTATATAGGACCCAATGCAAATATTAAATCATCAATAGCAGTAGATGGTTGTGAAATCTATGGTAAAGTGCTTCATTCAATTATATTTTCAGGAAGTGTAATTGGTAAAAATTCTGAGATAATAGATTCAGTTGTAATGCCCAATACACGAATAGGAGATAATGTTATAATCAATAAGGCAATAATAGGAAGCAATGTAATAGTGAGAAGAGACAGTGTAATAGGAAATGGGAATGAAATTACTGTAGTGGGTTCGAATGTGGACGTGAAAGCAGGATCTATATTAGTAAATTCATGA
- a CDS encoding DUF4434 domain-containing protein produces MKNRKIIIMLFVSVILFTCVIIYFRSPLRANKNYPILAGSFIQIDLTQNWDEDKWMSELKCLKENKMEYVILSGITFTANNVTKTAYSSNIQGTEKVYGSRDEVELCLKSAEKLGMKVFLSTDFNSEWWNKSANDTNWLDNQMNRTNLICDEVYRKYHSKYKNSFYGWYFPYEIDNVKFDTDEKFAILANAMNITLNYLEAKKERLPFLLSPFMNSAFGTPDKYADNWKYFFSITNLKEGDILCPQDSVGAGGLDISEVNQWFTSLRKAVDSKSGLKLWANVETFDYVNNSTVTLDRLLQQMEMEQPCVDKIVSFSYSHYYSPNNIDPGFNQAYSEYVRKGKLPHNKINTPKNLRVQTINKDEFKLIWDKPKNDKNICGYKVYRDGILIYNPMVQRKYGGKKKEFYLSVIDRPILKTNTKSYTYEVKAVDFSGNMSEASEAVTVNVDEIKTLPEVLSVGCKYNLSPRPDFNYDDNGVKLTDGRYALHNVIKDKSFSAWYNDPFNVEIDLKNVKKTRQFMIDCYRNPRAWAMLPKAVSVAVSQNGIDFTPAGLFRIPSVPFSDRKGSKYPLYIILDKSVDARYVRFTVIPEPNYYTFIDEVQVRN; encoded by the coding sequence ATGAAGAATAGAAAAATTATAATCATGTTGTTTGTGTCTGTTATATTATTTACTTGTGTGATTATATATTTTCGAAGTCCACTTAGAGCTAACAAGAATTACCCTATACTGGCAGGTTCTTTTATCCAGATTGATTTGACCCAAAATTGGGATGAAGATAAATGGATGAGTGAATTAAAGTGCTTAAAAGAGAATAAAATGGAATATGTCATATTATCGGGAATAACTTTTACGGCAAATAATGTAACAAAAACGGCATACAGCAGCAATATACAAGGTACCGAAAAAGTTTATGGCAGCAGAGATGAAGTGGAACTGTGCTTGAAATCTGCGGAAAAGTTGGGCATGAAAGTATTTTTAAGTACTGATTTCAATAGTGAATGGTGGAATAAATCAGCCAATGATACAAACTGGTTGGATAACCAGATGAATCGTACAAATTTAATTTGTGATGAGGTCTATAGAAAATACCATTCTAAATATAAAAATTCTTTTTATGGATGGTATTTCCCATATGAAATAGACAATGTCAAATTTGATACTGATGAAAAGTTTGCCATTCTTGCCAATGCAATGAATATAACTTTAAACTACCTTGAAGCAAAAAAGGAAAGGCTGCCATTTTTGTTATCACCTTTTATGAATTCTGCATTTGGTACACCGGATAAATATGCAGATAACTGGAAATACTTTTTTTCAATTACCAATTTAAAAGAGGGTGATATACTATGTCCTCAGGATTCAGTTGGAGCTGGTGGACTTGATATAAGTGAGGTAAATCAGTGGTTTACTTCACTTAGGAAAGCGGTGGACAGCAAAAGTGGATTGAAACTCTGGGCTAATGTAGAAACATTTGACTATGTAAACAATTCTACCGTTACCTTGGACAGGCTTCTTCAGCAGATGGAAATGGAACAACCATGTGTAGATAAGATAGTAAGCTTTTCCTACAGTCATTATTACAGCCCCAATAATATTGATCCAGGTTTTAATCAAGCATATTCCGAGTATGTCAGGAAGGGAAAGCTTCCACATAATAAGATAAATACTCCTAAAAATCTAAGAGTACAAACTATAAATAAAGATGAATTCAAATTGATCTGGGATAAGCCCAAAAATGACAAGAATATATGCGGATATAAAGTATATAGAGATGGAATCCTTATATATAATCCCATGGTCCAGAGGAAATATGGAGGGAAGAAAAAGGAGTTCTATTTAAGTGTAATAGATAGGCCCATATTAAAAACCAATACTAAATCATATACATATGAGGTAAAGGCGGTTGATTTTTCAGGAAATATGTCTGAAGCCTCTGAAGCGGTAACTGTTAATGTAGATGAAATAAAAACTTTACCTGAAGTGTTGTCAGTAGGATGTAAATATAATTTAAGTCCAAGACCTGACTTTAACTATGACGATAATGGAGTTAAACTTACAGATGGCAGGTACGCACTTCATAATGTAATAAAGGACAAATCATTTTCAGCATGGTACAATGATCCTTTTAATGTGGAAATAGATTTGAAAAATGTAAAAAAGACTCGGCAGTTTATGATAGATTGCTATAGGAATCCGAGAGCATGGGCAATGCTGCCTAAAGCGGTGTCTGTTGCAGTATCACAGAATGGAATTGATTTTACTCCAGCAGGACTCTTCAGAATACCATCTGTTCCATTTTCAGATAGAAAGGGATCCAAGTATCCACTCTACATTATATTGGATAAATCAGTGGATGCAAGATATGTTAGATTTACCGTGATACCCGAACCTAATTATTATACTTTTATAGATGAAGTCCAGGTCAGGAATTAA
- a CDS encoding glycoside hydrolase family 13 protein, with product MNFELKHDSKDTYYRKPFGAVEKGETVYISISADRHLEVYLDLIYFDYSEKAVKMDILKRTDNEYIYYYYINLPKNYEGIINYYFKVQLEEERYIYYGNKYDGLGGEGQIYHNKPKPYQITVYEPFKVPEWFKEGIVYQVFVDRFKNGNKDGKVLSPKKDIFIHEDWNDEPHYIRDSYGSILKWDFFGGNLQGVIEKLGYIKSLGANSIYLNPIFESDSNHKYDTGDYKTIDQMYGDESIFKRLCREAEKLGIKIILDGVFSHTGDDSIYFNKYGNYDSLGAYQSKDSLYYNWYRFNEYPNKYDCWWGISNMPNVNEMESTYVDFIISNENSVLKKWMDNGASGWRLDVADELPDEFIHKIKSRMKDISPDSVLIGEVWEDASNKVSYSKRRKYVFGRELDSVINYPFRDALIDFLTGNTGAVAFERKMLSLYENYPGEIFYSNLNVIGTHDTERILTLLGRNGKDGIKLLNIAVAIQMTMPGVPLIYYGDEAGVSGGDDPENRKTYPWENENKYILKFYRCIADLRNKLDSLKKGDIRFYDINEDVLCYERAFKDERTFIIINRSEDKTFEVRVKELYIKIFPYGVKIFKK from the coding sequence ATGAATTTTGAATTAAAACATGATTCCAAGGATACTTATTATAGAAAGCCTTTTGGAGCAGTAGAAAAAGGAGAAACAGTATATATATCCATATCAGCAGACAGGCATTTGGAGGTATATCTTGATTTAATATATTTTGACTACAGTGAAAAAGCTGTAAAAATGGATATTTTAAAACGTACCGACAATGAATATATATATTATTATTATATAAATTTGCCAAAAAATTATGAGGGAATTATAAATTACTATTTCAAGGTACAGCTTGAGGAAGAAAGATATATTTACTACGGTAATAAATATGATGGATTGGGAGGGGAAGGGCAGATTTATCATAATAAACCCAAACCCTACCAGATAACAGTATATGAGCCATTCAAGGTCCCCGAATGGTTTAAAGAAGGTATTGTGTATCAAGTATTTGTAGACAGGTTTAAAAACGGGAATAAAGATGGAAAAGTACTGAGTCCCAAAAAAGATATTTTTATCCATGAGGATTGGAATGATGAACCTCACTATATAAGAGATTCATACGGCAGCATATTAAAGTGGGATTTCTTTGGAGGAAATTTGCAGGGAGTAATTGAGAAACTTGGATATATAAAAAGCCTGGGAGCAAATTCCATATATTTAAATCCTATATTCGAATCTGACAGTAACCATAAATATGATACGGGAGATTATAAGACAATAGATCAGATGTATGGAGATGAAAGTATATTTAAGAGGTTATGCCGGGAAGCTGAAAAATTGGGTATAAAAATTATTCTAGACGGGGTTTTTAGTCACACTGGGGATGACAGCATATATTTCAATAAATACGGTAATTACGATTCCCTGGGTGCATATCAGTCAAAGGATTCTCTCTATTATAACTGGTACAGGTTTAATGAATATCCAAACAAATATGACTGCTGGTGGGGAATAAGTAATATGCCGAATGTAAATGAGATGGAGAGCACCTATGTAGATTTCATTATTTCAAATGAGAATTCAGTATTGAAAAAGTGGATGGATAATGGAGCTTCTGGGTGGCGGCTGGATGTTGCGGATGAATTGCCTGATGAGTTTATACATAAGATAAAAAGCAGGATGAAGGATATTTCACCAGATTCCGTACTTATAGGAGAAGTATGGGAAGATGCATCCAACAAGGTAAGCTATTCAAAGAGAAGAAAATATGTATTCGGACGTGAACTCGATTCTGTAATAAATTATCCATTCAGAGACGCCTTGATAGATTTTCTGACAGGGAACACAGGGGCGGTAGCCTTTGAAAGAAAGATGTTGAGCTTGTATGAAAACTACCCCGGAGAAATATTTTACTCCAATTTAAACGTCATAGGAACCCATGATACAGAGAGAATTCTCACTTTATTAGGCAGAAATGGAAAAGATGGTATCAAGCTCTTGAATATCGCAGTAGCAATTCAAATGACAATGCCAGGTGTCCCTTTAATATATTATGGAGATGAAGCAGGAGTTTCGGGTGGAGATGATCCTGAAAACAGGAAAACCTATCCATGGGAGAATGAAAACAAATATATATTGAAGTTTTATAGGTGTATTGCTGATTTGAGGAATAAATTGGACTCATTGAAAAAAGGCGATATAAGATTTTATGACATAAATGAGGATGTATTGTGTTATGAAAGGGCTTTTAAGGATGAAAGAACTTTCATAATAATAAATAGGAGTGAAGATAAAACATTTGAGGTAAGAGTAAAGGAATTGTATATAAAAATTTTTCCTTATGGAGTAAAGATATTTAAGAAATAA